AAGAAAAGGGGTCGGCAAAAAACAGCGACTTTTGACTGAGCATTTCCCGGGCCGACGCCAGATGCCACCAGATATCGGTATTGGTAAGAGGATAGTAGACAAAAAAGCCTGCAAAGAGAGCAAGCAGAAAGGCGGATAAGAATAAAACAAACTTATTGTGATGCATAATGATTGAAAAAGGACAAGAATTATGTGCAGCTCCAAGGATCTTCAGTCGACCTTAAAATGTAGCCAGCCATCCGCCGTCGACATAAAGAACCTGTCCGGTTACAAATCTCGAAGCATCCGAGGCTAAAAACACGGCAGCACCTTCGAAATCATCAGGTTCTCCCCATCGTCTGAGCGGCGTCCGTTTTACGACCCATTCATCAAATTCAGGATCTTCATAGAGCGACTGGGTCATCTCGGTCTGAATATATCCCGGCCCGATACCGTTTACGCGGATATCAAATTCGGCCCAGTCCACCGCACATGCTTTTACCAGTTGTTTAAGCCCGCCTTTGGTCGCAGCATAAGGAGCGGTGGTGGGACGGGCCGCTTCGCTCTGAAGCGAACAGATCATGATAATAGTCCCGGGCTTGACATTTTCTATTTTCTCACGGGCAAAACACTGGGAGAGCACAAAGGGTGCAGTCAGATTCACGGCAAGTATCTGATTGAAATCATCAAGCAGAATCTTATCGGCCCGCCCGCGGCAATGCATTCCGGCATTATTAACCAGAATATCAAACCCCATCATTTCAGCAGACGCCTTTTTATAGAAACCGGCAATCTTTTCGGTCTCTTCAAGATCAACCTGAAAAGCAACACAGCGCTCCTCGATCTCTTTGAGTTCCGCCAGTGCCTTCCTGTTTTTTTCTTCATCCCTGCCGGCAATTGCAACCACTGCCCCCGCACGGGCCAGGCCTTTTGCAATACCCAGGCCGATACCGGTATTACCGCCTGTTACCAGTGCCTTTTTTTTCTTGCAACTGAATTGTGTAAAATCCATCAGACCTCCACACTCCCTGTTAATATGAATAAAAAACCATAGAATGAAAATAGCATCAGAGCAGCTTGCTATTTCAAGTACCGGGGGATTTTGTCTTTTCCGGCCGGTCTCATAAAAATAATAACCCCTTCTTACCCTGTTATATTTTATTTCATGGCCATTATTTGTAAGCCCTTTTAATTCAACGAAAAGGACGTTTGTTTTCATGCTCTTTTCTTCAGATACGTCACTTGGTGAAAAACTGACCTGCGTTACCCGTCTTGGCCGACAGAAAAACGCAACCCGTCAACAACAGCATGCATTAAGAAAGCTTCGGGACAATGTAGAAGAAAACATGTATATCCGCGGGTATGCCGCCTGGGCTCTTGACCAGTGTATCGCAGAGGCTACTCCCCGGAAATCGGCAATCTATCATGTCGACTGCAATAACCCTTCCGCCGACGATACTAATCCCGGATCACAGGAAAAGCCCTTCAAGACAATTCAAAAAGCCGCCGAAACCCTCCGTTCAGGAGACCGGGCGGTTATTCATGAAGGGGTCTACAGAGAATTGGTTCAACCTTTCTGTGGAGGCGATTCGCCGGATACAATGATTACCTATTGTGCGGCACAGGGTGAGACCCCGGTAATCAAAGCAATGGATATCTGGACGCCCGAGTGGCGAAACGAAGGAAATGGTCTCTGGTCGGCCACCTATGTGCCCCACTCCTGGGACAGCCCGGATTCACCAGGCACTCAGATTCCGAATAACCGGTGCGAGCAGATATTTGCCGACGGAAAACTTTGTGTGCATGTCGAAAAACAGGAAGAACTCACTGCCCGTGAAGGGACCATGTGGATTGACAATGAAAACACCCGCCTGTGGATACACCTTCCATCAGAACAGATACCGTCGGAAAGGCTGATCGAACGTTCCACGCGCCCTCAGTGTTTCGCTCCGGCGGTACGTGGTCTGGGATATATTACTATCAGCGGCCTTACCATGATCGGCGGGGCCGCGCATAAATGGACCGGTGGCAACTGGAACGATATCAACCAGACCGCGGTCCTGAGTACCGAAAGCGGTCACCACTGGATTATCGAAAACAATACCATCGAATACGGGAATGCCCAGGGACTCTCAATCGGTGTTGGCGGGTTCGCACGACCCAAAAAAGAGATTCCCATTATCACCCGGGACACGGAAAATCCCGAAACGCCCCCTCCGGAAACCCGTCGGGGAGGCACTCTCGCCCGACGCAATAAAGTCAACTACCACGGCATCTCGGGCATTGTCGGGATCGGGGATACAATCAATCTTATTATCGAAGACAACGAAGTAATCGGCAACGATCTGAAAAACAACCGCGGGACCTGTGAAGAAGCCGGAATAAAATTTCATGGCGTCAAAAAAAGTATTTTCCGGGGTAATCTTGTCAAAGACAACAATTCCCACGGCGTCTGGCTTGATTGTAACTGCGAAGAAAACCGGATTACCCGCAACATTCTTATCGACAATACCGACAACCAGATCTTCCACGAACTCAGCCAAGGGCCTCTTCTGGTTGACAACAACGTTATTGTCGAAACAAAAGAGGACTCGACCAGTACCGGGTTCTATACGCACGACGGTAACCGGGCGCTGTTTACTACCAACTATATTTACGGTTGCAAGCTGGGAGTGCGCATACGCGCCCTTTTTCATCGTATGCACCACGGGAAACATACCGCCACCAGCCACAATCATATTTACAACAATATAATAGAAAATTGCAGGGAGGCCCCCGTCAGCCTCATGCCCGAGGCGCCTCGGTGTGAAGACAATTCCAGCGAATCGAATTTTTTCTGGAACAGCGGCGCCCCGGTGTTCCTTCGTGTGGAAAACACCAGTGACGTCGGCATGAAATGGGAGGAAACCGATATCGGCAAAGCCCTGGGCTACGAGGGGGGCGGCGATCGGCTGATACCGGTCGAATACTGGTCACGGTTCCTTTCCATGGATACAAAGAGTATTATTCTCCCTCCCGAACTGTTGTTCGGCAACCGGAAACCGGCGTCACTTCGCGACGCACTTGTACGGTTCTCAATCACCCAAAACATGAAAATGGAATGCGGGTATTACCCTTCCGAGCCGGTTGACACAAAAGAGTTCCTCTGTTTTGCCCCTCTCCTGGGCCCTGATGCACGTCTTCTCCGTTCACTCTGGACCGCTCCCTATTCCGGATTCCAGATCTGGGAAACCGGTTCGGGCGCCCGGGAAATTATGTGGCGACGAGGAAAAGAGAGTGTTATTCATCCTCTGGAAGAATTCGTGCTGCTTAAAGAACCGCTCGAATCGCTTATCCCACCTGTTGAAATCGCCCTTGGAGACTCGACAACCATTCCCCTTGAGCAAGGATGGCGAGTTGTTCGAAGTGATATCCCCTGCTCGATACCGGCCGGTATGCTTTCCCTCTCCGCACCAATGGAAAAAACACCCGGCCGGTATGCTGTTGTCCTTTCCAACGATATGAACTGGACCGTGGTTCGGGTGACGATTTCCCCGGCCTGCACGCTCGATAAAATCGATTTTTCCCGCCACAACGGCAACGCCGTTCTGATCACCCTGACCAATCACGGCAACAATCCTGTTGACGGAGACATTATGGTTGTGCTCAACGATGAAAAGCGGGTTGTCCCTTCTGCCCTGGAAAGTCATACCACGGAGGAATTTCGTGTTCCGGTATCCTGCCCCGACGCCGGGAAAGCTTTTGTAACCGTCAAGATGGGAAACAGCACGATTGAAACCGATACGCTGGTCGGTTTCGCCGCCGCTTGCCGTTCCGGTTCCTGGGACAGGTGCCCCAGGTTTGATATGGATTCCTTTCCCGGGGGGCTTTTTCCGGAGGGGGCCGAAGCATTCGTTTTTTACATGGGACGACTCCATGCCGGATGGCGGGCGCGGTATGACGATACCGGATTATACGTGCGGGTCGAAGTGGAGCATACCGAGCATATCGCAAAACGACTGGATATGGAAGGTATTCATACCGGTGACGGGGTTAAAATTGCGTTGAAAGGGAAACCCGGAGACCGGGCGACTGTGGTGGGGATGGCCCTGCTCTCGGAAAGTAAGGAACCAACCTGGGGATTTTGCAAGTCGGGTAATGAAGCGAAATATCCTGTAGGCAGATACCCGGACATGGATGCTTCCGTTATAAGAAAGGGTAACCTTACCGTGTACGAAGCAAAAATAATCTGGAACATGATCAACCTTTCCCACCCACCTGCAGCAGGAACATCGATACCATTCAGCGTTTTTGTCTCTTGTAAGGACTCCGATGCAAAATACGGTCTCCAATGGTTCTACGGCATCAAGTATGACCAGTGGGAAGGCGATGAAACACGGATGGGGCGATTGTGGTTCGAATGAGCCGAAAATGTGTCGGAAAAGAGAGTGCTTTTATTGCTCCGCGAAGAGGTAGAAGGCTATATGCAATTCTTGCTACGCTCTTTATGGTAACC
The window above is part of the Chitinivibrionales bacterium genome. Proteins encoded here:
- a CDS encoding SDR family oxidoreductase encodes the protein MKTNVLFVELKGLTNNGHEIKYNRVRRGYYFYETGRKRQNPPVLEIASCSDAIFILWFFIHINRECGGLMDFTQFSCKKKKALVTGGNTGIGLGIAKGLARAGAVVAIAGRDEEKNRKALAELKEIEERCVAFQVDLEETEKIAGFYKKASAEMMGFDILVNNAGMHCRGRADKILLDDFNQILAVNLTAPFVLSQCFAREKIENVKPGTIIMICSLQSEAARPTTAPYAATKGGLKQLVKACAVDWAEFDIRVNGIGPGYIQTEMTQSLYEDPEFDEWVVKRTPLRRWGEPDDFEGAAVFLASDASRFVTGQVLYVDGGWLATF